The genome window tttcttcttttgtcttTGTTTATCGTGGTTTGTTTCTCGTCTATCTCTTCATCCGCACGGTACGTGGACCGTATGATGGCCTCTGGATGGTTGGGCGCGTCCAAGTAACATCCCGCGTCTTGGCGTCGCAAACTGCTAATTAATGGAAATCAGGTACCGGCTATCTGTGGGAGAGCAACTCCAAGTTCCTTCGGTTTTCCGGCAGTCAGTCGGCCGATTGCATCTCGTGCTCTCGACATGTGAGACGGGGATAACAAACCAGTCCTCATCAGCCTAGCCAGAAGATGGCAAGTTGAGCCACGTTCGGTAACAACAGCCGCCATCAAATTAGTTCTTCACCATGCCTCCCGCCGCTCACTGCCGGGCTGATTCCGTACGGCAACCAGCGAAAGGTCAGTAATTTAGCCTGCGTCAACTCTGTCTCATCCGGAGAGACACCAGGTTTTTTTGGGGACGAACTGCGTCTAGAGTGGTAGCGTAGACTACACGAGTCCACAAGATTTCCAGCATGGGGGAGGAAAATGTCCGACGTTGGACTGGATTTCCATGAATTTGGCTGTGTCAAGATTTGGGGTGTCGTTGAAGCGGAGCTCGAGGCATGGGCAACAGCACATCACAGCGAATCACGGCCGCACGATGCGTCTTGATCTGGGCAATCTTGGATGAAAGCGCCCACTTTTGTCAACCTCAGGTCCGGATACGGCACGCGCCAACCCCTTGGCGGCGTTGCTGAACCCTGTCGGCTCTGCGGAGGCCGGTCGTTAGCTTGGACGCCTCTGCCGCAGTCACACACCCCATTGAGCACCCCACGTCGAGTCGTCAACCTCGTTGACGTCCCGCTAATCTCCTGCTTCGAGTGCTGGCCTCGCTGACTATCCACTCGAACTACAGCTTGCCCAGCACCATGTCGACGATGGACGTCTCCTGGTGTGCCATGGCCGGCCTCCCAGCGGACGCCTTCGACGCTCGTGCCGGCTCGTCGAGGCTCCTGCTGTTTCCTGGCGTCTCCTGATATCCATCCCGTTAACCGTACCGTGATATGGACGAGCGGCCCCATCTCAGATCTTGTTTCTCGTGGACGGGTTATGCCAGTTATTGTCGGCGGATCATGGACCAGTTCATCCTTGGGGCCTGCCTCGAGTGGCTTGACACTGGctccaaaccccctccccgcccgcCGGTAATCCCTGGTTTTTCTCAGCTACCTGTTATATGTTCTCCGCCTTGTCATATCGTTTGATCTGCCGCATGtccctcgtcttcttcccctcctgtCCCAGGCAAGCGTCTAGACTGAGCTTCAGCACCCGGTGTTTGCTGCCGGGCCTCCTTCAGTCTGATCCGTTCCGTATCACCGTCATCAAGTCCACCCAACGCTGGCAGTATTTGTTGAAAGGCGATCCGGTGTCAAAGAACATCGCTGCTTCTTCACCGTGCTATGAGCTGGCAAACTGCTCCCGTCGGTTTCCAGTAGGGCCTCCGCGCAACTTAGGATAGCGGTCACGATATTGAGCGCGCAACTCGCAGGCTGGCCAATATGAAGCTTGCACAGAGCTCTGGAAAAGCTCTGGTTTGTCTGGGGATTCTGGCTGGCTTCGCTGCTGCGGGTGGCCTCGGGCCAGCAAAGCGAGACGAAGTGACCCTTTCGACAACGGTCACGCCGACTCGGACGTTGACAGAGGCCGGATCGGAAACGACAAGGTCAATCGCCCCCTCTGGCTCTCCGGTCATTGGTACCCTAAATCCCTCGTCCACATTGCCGCCTTCTGCCAAATCAACTGTTGATCCGGCATCTCTGTTCAACACCAGCGCCCTCGATGGTAAGTAGGATCTGGTCTGCCAGCATCTGATTGTTGAGCACCATAGCTTACCGTTCTCCAGCTCCGCTTCCAGATGACCAGCTTCCCCTACAGCCTGTCATCACCCCCGGATGGGCTGTTTCCGGTGCCATTATGCTCATCACCGGCTTCGTCTATGCTATCGTGGGGATCAAGACAAAATGGCTACACACCTTTTTCTCAACCGCCTACCTGGCAAGTTTAGGGACAACAGCGCTGATCTTGTACGTCATGGTGCCACCAGTCAGTGACGCTGTCCACGGAGCATACGTGGTAGCAGCTGTCTGCACCGGAGCTGTTCTCGGCGGCCTTGCCATCGTTTTTAAGGAACTCACCGAGTGTCTGGCCGGTCTTCTGGGAGGCTTTTGTCTCAGCATGTGGCTGCTGACTCTTCAGCCCGGTGGACTTGTCCCATCAACTGTTGGCAAGGTTTTGTTCATTGCCTCGTTCACCTTCTCAGGCTTCGGGGTGTACTTTGTGCCATGGACTCAGATTCGGGCATATGCACTTATCGCATGTATTTCCTTCTCAGGGGCCACCGTGACTGTTCTCGGAATCGATTGCTTCACTCGCGCTGGTCTCAAGGAGTTTTGGGCGTACATTTGGGCACTCAACGACAAGCTGTTTCCCCTTGGCGCGAATACCTACCCACTCACACGCGGCATTCGGGTTGAACTCGCTGTCACAATactcatcttcctcgccggcATTGTTTCTCAGCTCAGGCTCTGGCGTCTCATCAAAGACCGTCGAAGCAAAcgtgaggaggagattgccgAAGGAGAGCGGAACCTTCGTATCGAAGAGGAGATCATCGGCCGCCAAGTCGAGGAGATGACGGCTCGCGAGCTCCATCGCTGGGAGCGTATCTATGGCGAGAACACCCCGACCCACCAGGCCTCCGACTCGGCATTGGGCGATATGGATGACGAGAAGCGAATTCGTCACAGCTCTGCCACTCTGGCCTACTCGAGACGCACCAAGTCCCCGACTGATACTGATGGGATTGTAGCGGCCGAGGTATATGTCGACCCTCTGGCGGACCCTACGCCCTCGGAGAAGGCCGACATGAATGAGACTGTTATCGCCAGAGACGTCGGTGATGGGAGAAGATTCACGGTCAGGATTAGTGAGGACGAGCTTCGCGGGCGCTCGACCCCTGAGGTTACCTCTTCGCACACTCACGATGGTCATATGAGACGCGAGAGTTATATCATGATGAATTCTCGACGCAGCTCACAACGTAACTCTCAACGAAACTCGCTTCACACCCCTGAGGTTCCCATTCTCAGTCTGCCTTTCCAGCTGTCCGATGCCAAAAGCGAGGAGGGTCGTTCCTCGTTTGCTGCAACCTGTGCCGACGAGGAAGGCCGGGAGAATGTGCCTGGACCTCGGATTAGATATTCAACGGCGGAAAAGCTTGCCGAGAGACTGTCGAGTGGTTCGGCCAAGCTGCTTAGGGGCCTTTCCCGGCGGTCTGCCCACAGCAAGCGTGGAATCATCGAGGGAGTGGGTGAAAGCGCAGAAGAGTTGGCTGTCGAGTGTGTCCAAATTAGGGACGACCTCGACTCTCTTGCTGCGGTTTTGGACGACTTGAGCTCTCTGGGAGAAGTCTCAGcgacaccatcgccaactACTGATGTGAAAATGGAACTGCCCGCCTGGAAATCAAAACCCCAGTCGGCCGAGTCTAGTACGCCGGGAGCCAAAAGGACAGAGGCGGCAGTCCCTGAGATGAAACAAGAGGCGGAAACGTCGCTGAGCTCtagggaggttggtgatatGATTCCTGAGATACCCACAAGGCTCTCCAACGTGGACGTGCTTGCTATTGCCGAGTCACGCTCGGCCAAGCCCTTGCCGGCTCTTGAACAAGGAGGCTTTGTTCCTGAAGAAAAGAATCCTGCACCCTTACCGCAATTCCAGGCTGACTCCGAggtcgagaagaagatggatcCTGACGAGGACAGCTTGCGGGCGGACCCTGTGGGAAGCCCCAAGCGTGATGAGGACGGTGCAAAAGATGGGGATGATGCTGCGGTTAGAGGGGAATCATTGGATTCCGTTGCCGCCAGTCTGACGAGAGGGAATCTTCCACCAGCCTTGTCCCGAGTAGCATTGTGTTATCGTACAAATGAGTGGGCGAAACACCTGAGTGTGGCTGAGATCCCTGACCCAGATGAGCTCCAGCAAGAGATCGTTGCAGCACAAGACGGCTCAGACGAAGAACCGGCGCCCCTTGATGTTGTCGACCTTCAGCAAACAGCCGAGAATGCGACCATTCCCCCATACGCCCCTCGATCGGCTAGCGCCATGTCAAACTACACAGGCCAACCTGTCAGCAGGAGCAGTTCCAGGACATCGTTCTCGGCGTATCCAGATTCGAATGCCTCTGCTATCCAGCCTGGCTCTTCGCCTGACTTGCAGCAAGGAAAGTTGAACGGTCCCTATCGCTCCTCTTCCATGACGGGCGTGATGCTCAAGGGGCGAAATTCGAGACTTGTCGCCGAGCCCATCGCGGAAGAGGGCGATCATGAGCCAACTGAACACGTTTcagccccttttccctcaGATACAACCTGGACCATGCCGAACACAAACTCGGCATCTGCGGTCCCTCATGGGCTGTTGTCTTCAACCTCGGTCCCGAACATGACACGGATCAGCCAACAATCCTTGTACTCTCCGCCTACTCTCATGGGTGTGCGCGAGACGCTCCTCCGTAATAAAGCGTCTGGGTCAATCTACACTCAGACTGCTGAACCAATTCCCTACGGAATACCAACCTTTCCTATCGCAAGGCCTTCCTCTGAACACGAGAGTTTGCACAGCCACTCTGCACCTAACAATGTCCCTAGCGATTGCTCAAGCCCAGCAGTCGGCGTCGACCTCGATGACCTGCCACTATCCCAACGCCGTGCGTTGATACGACAGAGCAGTATGCCTATGCAGCCCCAACAGGCGCTTATACGCCAGCGTTCAGGGCTGCGAAGTCCTACGCCACCTGTCACCTCTCACCCTTCCCCACGCGCAACAACAGAGTCTACCACTTTCGACTCACACCAGCCTCTCCGTCATAGCACAATACCCACCGAAGCTGTTCGCCAGGCGCAGCTCGCCAACTTCCGCAACAGCGTCCAAGCTGACCTCCGGGCCAACGCACGGCCAAAGACGTTGGCCCGACACAGGTCTGTCGGAGGTGATGGCTTCCACCACGGCCCGCCTCTTTCGGGGGGGGTGCTTAATTTAGGAAGTACCACCTCCATGACCAGTC of Podospora pseudopauciseta strain CBS 411.78 chromosome 7 map unlocalized CBS411.78m_7, whole genome shotgun sequence contains these proteins:
- a CDS encoding uncharacterized protein (COG:S; EggNog:ENOG503P0GC); this encodes MKLAQSSGKALVCLGILAGFAAAGGLGPAKRDEVTLSTTVTPTRTLTEAGSETTRSIAPSGSPVIGTLNPSSTLPPSAKSTVDPASLFNTSALDAPLPDDQLPLQPVITPGWAVSGAIMLITGFVYAIVGIKTKWLHTFFSTAYLASLGTTALILYVMVPPVSDAVHGAYVVAAVCTGAVLGGLAIVFKELTECLAGLLGGFCLSMWLLTLQPGGLVPSTVGKVLFIASFTFSGFGVYFVPWTQIRAYALIACISFSGATVTVLGIDCFTRAGLKEFWAYIWALNDKLFPLGANTYPLTRGIRVELAVTILIFLAGIVSQLRLWRLIKDRRSKREEEIAEGERNLRIEEEIIGRQVEEMTARELHRWERIYGENTPTHQASDSALGDMDDEKRIRHSSATLAYSRRTKSPTDTDGIVAAEVYVDPLADPTPSEKADMNETVIARDVGDGRRFTVRISEDELRGRSTPEVTSSHTHDGHMRRESYIMMNSRRSSQRNSQRNSLHTPEVPILSLPFQLSDAKSEEGRSSFAATCADEEGRENVPGPRIRYSTAEKLAERLSSGSAKLLRGLSRRSAHSKRGIIEGVGESAEELAVECVQIRDDLDSLAAVLDDLSSLGEVSATPSPTTDVKMELPAWKSKPQSAESSTPGAKRTEAAVPEMKQEAETSLSSREVGDMIPEIPTRLSNVDVLAIAESRSAKPLPALEQGGFVPEEKNPAPLPQFQADSEVEKKMDPDEDSLRADPVGSPKRDEDGAKDGDDAAVRGESLDSVAASLTRGNLPPALSRVALCYRTNEWAKHLSVAEIPDPDELQQEIVAAQDGSDEEPAPLDVVDLQQTAENATIPPYAPRSASAMSNYTGQPVSRSSSRTSFSAYPDSNASAIQPGSSPDLQQGKLNGPYRSSSMTGVMLKGRNSRLVAEPIAEEGDHEPTEHVSAPFPSDTTWTMPNTNSASAVPHGLLSSTSVPNMTRISQQSLYSPPTLMGVRETLLRNKASGSIYTQTAEPIPYGIPTFPIARPSSEHESLHSHSAPNNVPSDCSSPAVGVDLDDLPLSQRRALIRQSSMPMQPQQALIRQRSGLRSPTPPVTSHPSPRATTESTTFDSHQPLRHSTIPTEAVRQAQLANFRNSVQADLRANARPKTLARHRSVGGDGFHHGPPLSGGVLNLGSTTSMTSLKGAFQSVGDRHSGNTPGSSVEAQRNIDIQRGVMMEQKEAEAARLESTRLEREGRQREFEERMRRDRGMLEAHRDAMRRIQRGVRDV